The following are encoded together in the Lactuca sativa cultivar Salinas chromosome 1, Lsat_Salinas_v11, whole genome shotgun sequence genome:
- the LOC111907783 gene encoding formyltetrahydrofolate deformylase 1, mitochondrial produces MNEDFLDLSKMFNAVKSLVRVPSVDPKYKIALLASKQDHCLVDLLHAWQDGKLPVQISSVISNHDRVGNTHVMRFLERHEIPYHYLSKSKEKNVEDEILGLVEDTDFLVLARYMQVLSGNFLKRYGKDVINIHHGLLPSFKGGNPSRQAFEAGVKLIGATTYFVTEELDGGPIIEQMVERVSHKDNLLSFIQKSENLEKQCLMKAIKSYCELRVLPYQHNRTVVF; encoded by the exons ATGAACGAGGACTTCCTTGACCTATCAAAGATGTTCAATGCAGTTAAATCGCTTGTTCGAGTGCCTTCTGTAGACCCCAAATATAAAATTGCTCTTCTTGCTTCTAAGcag GACCATTGTCTTGTTGATCTACTGCATGCTTGGCAAGATGGAAAACTTCCGGTTCAGATAAGCTCTGTAATCAG CAATCATGATAGGGTGGGGAATACCCATGTGATGCGGTTCCTTGAAAGACATGAGATTCCATATCATTATCTGTCCAAGTCAAAGGAGAAGAATGTAGAAGATGAGATATTGGGGTTGGTTGAAGATACAGATTTCTTGGTCCTTGCTAGATACATGCAG GTGTTGTCTGGAAACTTTTTGAAAAGATATGGGAAGGATGTGATCAACATACATCATGGCTTATTGCCATCATTCAAGGGAGGAAATCCATCTAGGCAG GCTTTTGAAGCTGGGGTCAAATTGATTGGTGCCACAACCTATTTTGTCACGGAGGAGCTTGATGGGGGCCCAATCATTGAGCAGATG GTTGAGAGAGTCTCGCACAAGGATAATTTGCTGAGTTTTATTCAGAAATCTGAGAATCTTGAAAAACAATGCCTTATGAAGGCAATCAAGTCATATTGTGAGTTACGCGTTCTACCTTATCAACACAACAGGACTGTTGTATTTTGA